The Plasmodium brasilianum strain Bolivian I chromosome 14, whole genome shotgun sequence genome contains a region encoding:
- a CDS encoding hypothetical protein (conserved Plasmodium protein) produces MITSIDIIHELLTTIYCSIFSRNRKNILKYDVLLYLDDYYYFDILKKVSADIKEIDKDSFLIEEKQNFNAIFTDFCKRRNYIIKDKTYTNESEKRIDFLHEILSDLLCLLFQEGTVNASSSGNDGTIGSGRRNNDKGKIQRVIHKTYNYEINGNWRKIENQLVEIESLSTHKKRSNITDYMNENNVKEILNITKENFKNDDIIIKENINKDTEKILKSLIEKYNNAYELRFYYIFLNNYLTIQTMFMSPLINFHSKEIKGIIKKIIEIKNTKYYPITIYDILSFQYDQIKFYKSSHNNLKSPVKKIKIMDNIVERGGMPTEFSKKIIMKDVINANVSLKNKYNKSRKQNDHSFGGKYKVRNYYDSSRG; encoded by the coding sequence ATGATAACCTCCATTGATATTATACACGAATTACTGACGACCATATATTGCAGCATTTTTTCGAGAAATAGaaagaatattttgaaatatgaTGTGTTACTATATTTGGACGATTATTACTATTTCgatatattgaaaaaggTTAGTGCAGATATAAAAGAGATAGACAAAGATTCGTTTTTAATAGAAGagaaacaaaattttaatgcaATTTTTACTGATTTCTGTAAAAGGAGGAATTACATTATAAAGGATAAAACGTATACCAATGAAAGTGAAAAGAGGATAGACTTTTTGCACGAGATACTTTCGGACCTGCTATGTTTATTATTCCAGGAGGGCACTGTGAATGCGAGTAGCAGTGGTAATGATGGTACAATTGGTAGTGGTAGAAGGAATAATGACAAGGGCAAAATACAGAGAGTAATACACAAAACGTACAATTATGAAATAAACGGAAACTGGAGGAAAATAGAAAATCAACTAGTTGAAATAGAAAGTTTAAGTACCCATAAAAAGAGGAGTAATATTACGGATTACatgaatgaaaataatgtGAAAGAAATActaaatattacaaaagaaaatttcaaaaatgatgatataataattaaagagaacataaataaagataCAGAAAAGATACTAAAAAgtttaatagaaaaatataataatgcttATGAATTaagattttattatatttttttaaataattaccTTACAATACAAACTATGTTCATGTCTCCTctaattaattttcattcaaaagagataaaaggaataattaaaaaaattatagaaataaaaaatacaaaatattaccCCATAACAATATATGATATCTTATCATTTCAGTATGatcaaattaaattttataaaagctctcataataatttaaaatcgccagtaaaaaaaattaaaataatggaCAATATTGTGGAAAGAGGTGGTATGCCTACAGAATTTTCCAAAAAGATCATTATGAAAGATGTAATTAATGCAAATGTATcattaaagaataaatacaataaatcTAGAAAACAAAATGATCATAGTTTTGGAGGAAAATATAAGGTGCGCAATTATTATGACTCCTCCAGGGGGTAG